ATAATCAACAAACCCGGTACTTTTTATGCATTTGATGcctgcaaggaaaaaaaaaaaaaaaaaaaaaaaagttgctgattaaaaagaaaaatcctatcTGTTTTTGTTATCTATGTCCCCCAGCCGAGAAAGAATCCAAgataagaaaaacatgtttgatttatttgcagGTTATTGTTCATCAGACATATTTGTGGAATTCTTTATGCAAAGTCTTCAAactataaacatttttctgaaaaagtctGCTATCTGTTTctgggaatgattttattttgaaaacacttCATCTACTGTACTCCAGTAGTGATTAAACTGAAATCAGAATATTAACCAGAAAACAGATTGAACTTCACACTATAAACAggaaaactgtaaaagaaaaaaaaagaaaaaatcagacGAAAGTAATTAAATGAAGTTAACCATGAATGTAATTAAATGAGGTTAACCACACCGTTGgcgttttagaaaacaaaatactatAATTTCAGACACAAACAAAGTTTAATTTGCTCTCACATTCTATGGCCAAACCCCATATTTGCTAAGGTCGTATATCTTCATTGCTCAATTACAATTTATGAACATTTCTGAATTGGATCCAAGTGTCTGCTAAACATGAGCAGACGTCTTCAATTGCAAAATTTCTGACTGCACATGATACAAATCACACAAAATGATAATCTTAAATTTTAGTTCAACCATTTTACCGAGAacgaagattcaatcaaataatgTTGCTGATTTGtagaaacttgtaaaagggacatttgagaattttcctacagcGAGGCTGAATTAAGTATGCATCTGTTAGAAACTTTAGCTCGGAAAATGTTCctttctgttgtaaaaaaaatacacaatgaattaggatttatgtaaagacaaaatatgatcaatctttttgccctgaaagataatcagagcctggattgagagttaaaatggcaaaataataataataataataataataataataataataatgtgatgtttcatttatggatttttttctaaatcagaaAAGACTTCcacaaataaacaactttgtttcattgaatcttcatcatttgttaaaaaaaaaaatctactcacatttattaaacttttttaaactatatttcttgctgtagcattttattttgaaaatatctgttcagaaactggaagcttaaaaatgctaCCTCGTTTGGACCAGCCcgtgaaaatatattaaatctgtccaacacaactGAACAGGAcaagttgaaaataaataaataagtaaatatatatatatatatatgtatgtgtgctACTACTGTGATTTGTTTAAACAGCTCAGTACATTAGCACCAGTCCATTACCATTGACACCTGAATGCTTTGACGAAGTAcactataaatatttgatctttgAATTCCAGCCTTTGAATGTAATGCTTGTGAAAGGATGCATATATACAGCTGTACAAAAGGATTTGCCTCGTAAAAGGAGTAATATTTTATCCCGTTCTGTTGAATGGTCTCTTTTATGCACCTTTTTAGGTATATGTTTACTCAACCAATGAGGTCATTCATTGTGATAAGTGATGCGGTCTATGTAGAAACTCCAaacattttattgctttttgtagcattttctccttttttttttaacctcctgCCTAACAATAATTCTTCTGTTCTCTTTTTTGTTCATCTGAAGGAGGAGACATCAGGAAGATCTGCTGCTTCAAGATAAAATTCACCCTTAATAGATCATAAAGGACCAATATTCTCTGAAAAGCAAAGAGCCACATAAACACTGCTTCTGTGTGCGTTTCAGCCCAGAGTCAAAGCTGGGTTTGTAAAGAAATTCTTATAGAGTCATCAAAGCTGTTAGACCAAACCATGGGATCAAAGTTTTCATTGAATTAGGAGACGGGTTTTGATGTTAAATCCTGTTTATTAGGACTTGATGGTTTTACCCCTTTAGGACAGAGTATGTCATCGACAACATTTCACAAAATCCTAAGACCCCTTCTGTTCACTACCTTTATTCTGGGATGCTTTGTGACtgtgtttttgatgtattttaagcCATCGACCAGTTGGTTATATGGCCCAGTTGAGTCAACTGTTTCCACCGACCGGGTCAAGAACCTCTTCTCCACCAAGAGCGATAAAAATGTAACCACTGTGCTGATCTGGCTTTGGCCCTTCGGACAAACGTATGACCTGAGTGTCTGCAGCTCTCTCTTCAACATCGAAGGCTGcttcatcacagcagacagAAACCTCTACAACAAATCCGACGGGGTCATCATCCATCACCGAGACATCTCCAGTGACCTGTCCAACCTGCCGCCACTCCAGCGGCCGTCGTTTCAGAAGTGGGTATGGATGAATCTGGAGTCCCCCTCGCATTCGTCGCAGCTACCTGGGATTGAGAACTTGTTCAATCTGACTCTCAATTACCGTCAGGATTCCAACATCGAAGTGCCTTATGGATCAATCGTAGCAGCAGAGACAGAGGAGGACTTTGTGCCACCCAGCAAAAACAAGTTGATCTGCTGGATTGTGAGCAACTGGAACCAGGATCATGTCCGGGTGAAATACTACAATGAGTTGTACAAACACATTGAAGTTCATGCATATGGACAAGCTTTTGGGGAGTACATCTCTGACCAAGAATACTTCCCCACCATGGCCAGTTGTAAATTTTACTTAGCCTTTGAGAACTCAATCCACAAAGACTATATTACTGAGAAACTGTACAACCCACTCTCTGTGGGCACAGTGCCAGTGGTTCTTGGTCCACCTCGGCAGAACTATGAGAACTTCATTCCAGGAGATGCCTTCATCCACGTAGATGACTTCACTTCACCCAAGGACCTGGCTGAGTACCTTCTACTTCTAGACAAGAATGAGGTAATGTACCTCAGGTATTTTGAGTGGCGACGGCACTTTAAAGTAAAGAAAGCTTACTTCTGGGCAGAGCACACCTGCCTGGCGTGTGATTACTTGAGAAGGCACAAAGAGTACAAGGCCTTTTATAGCCTTGATAAGTGGTACTGGGGCGAGTAGAGCCTCAAAGGGCTTCATTGCTCATGTTTTCTGAAGTGGTACAAAgcatggattaaaaaaaatatattattttagaagAAGACTGCTATATTGATAAAAGATATATGTGTAAAAAATAAGAGAAgcattatgaaaaataaaaaaaatcccatctgTGCTAGTAATGCGATCACCTATGCATTGCACTAAACTCTAATGTGAAGGTAAATTGTGTCATGTACATATTTTTACAATTCCGTAgctatttttcttatttttctgtggGGAGGGATGCGTTTGCACCACTTAACCAGTCTCTACGGATCATTTAgatactgtatataaaaatttaaatggTTAATCACTTCATGCAGAACATACCGGGCAGCCATTATCTCAAATTCTTTCTTGTAAGATGCAGGTCACTCTTTAGTCATGTtggaaaatgtttattattacaGTTGCATAACACTTATCTCCCATGTGGACTATCAAACCAAATAGTTCTATCTACACTGGTATTATGcacatctcattaaaaaaaagttgaaacctGCTTCAATGAGCACAACTCTTATGTGTAACTTCTACAACGATGTGCTGTCACTTCATAAAACctcgtttttttttacataaatagatatatttttatttaaaatttggtgaaaatgaGTCTTGATTAGCTGgaaaaactttcataaaaaagaaaaacaaagggaaTTTATTGTGTTACTGTCAATATTTTATGTGTGATTTGTCTCAGAGTCAATAGTTACAAGTAAAAGTTGTATAGTTTTCTGGACTGATTCTTTTCTCGATTgtttacagaacaaaaacagtacactggaatattttttctttgaaagtgaGGCTTTGTTCAgttattgtgatttttatttttctaagcgATTTAGGGCATCCAAGAGTCTGAAATATTTTGGAATATCTCATTGGTTTTATTTACttatcatttttgtctttttttttattatttttgggcAGGTGAATACTGTTACTATTTTCGCTTAGGCTTTTTCACCTCCATGACACAGCAGGAGCTGCCTACAATTAAGCTACGATCACACCGAACgtgatttgtgcgtaaaaaTAGTGCGGGCAAAGTCACTGCTCGACACATGTGCAAAATTGTGTTCATAAGCTTGAGACCCCAGatgcttgtgggaggagctaggCTGGTTACCTTTCCAAGGAGCATCCCACCTTTGCCGAACCTTAGCTGGGATGGGCTCTGACAACCCCATGGCTCCGGAAGGGAAACAGCGggttaaaaaatggatggatggatgtgaatCAAAGTATGGATGGATGTGAAtcaatggatgaatggatggatggatgtgaatCAATGGAATAATGGATGGATGTGAATCAATggaataatggatggatggatgtgaatcaatggattaatggatggatggatgtgaatcaatggatggatggatggatagatggatgagaatcaatggatggatgtaaatcAGTGGAttagtggatggatggacagatagatggatgTGAATCGATTGAttagtggatggatggatgtgaatcaatggatggatggatagatggatgagaatcaatggatggatgtaaatcAATGGAttagtggatggatggacagatagatggatgTGAATCGATTGAttagtggatggatggatgtgaatcaatggatggatggatggatagatggatgagaatcaatggatggatggatggatggatgtaaatcAATGGAttagtggatggatggatggatgtgaatcaatggatggatggatagatggatgagaatcaatgaatggatggatggatggatggatgaatggatggatgtaaatcAATTGAttagtggatggatggatggatggatggatagatggatagatggatgtgaATCAATTGAttagtggatggatggattggtgtgagcccccagctcagccgccaagtgttggagttcgcaccggtggacgagagggtcgtgtcccttcgccttcgggtgggggacaggtctctgactgtggtttcggcttacgggccaaacagcagtttggagtacccggccttcttggtgtcccttgaaggggtactggaaagtgccccaacaggggactccgttgtcctcctgggggacttcaatgcccacgtgggtaatgacagtggtacctggaggggcgtgattggtcggaatggcctccctgacctgaacccgagcggtgttttgttgttggacttctgtgcacgtcatagtttgtccataacgaacaccatgttcgaacacaaaggtgtccatcagtacacctggcatcaggacaccctaggtaggagatcgatgatcgactttgtagttgtttcaggcgatctccggccgtgtgttttggacactcgggtaaagagaggggcagagctgtccactgatcactacctggtggtgagttggattcgctggcgggggaggaggccggaaagacttggcagacctaaacgtactgtgagggtctgctgggaacgtctggctgagccctccgtcagggaggtctttaactcccacatccgggaaaacttcaagcaggtaccgagggaggttggtgacatagagtccgagtggaccatgttctccacctctattgtctccgctgctttccggagctgcggtcgcaaggtctctggtgcctgtcgtggcggcaacccccgaacccggtggtggacaccgcaagtaagggatgccgtcaagctgaagaaggagtcctatcaggcctggctggcttgtgggactccagaggcagctgacaggtaccggcagtttaagcgagctgcggcccgggctgtgttggaggcaaaaactcggtcctgggaggagtttggtgaggccatggagaaggactatcggttggcctcaaagagattctggcaaaccatccggcgcctcaggaggggaaagcagttttctgcaggcaccgttttcggtgcaggtggggatctgctgacctcaactggggacattgtcgggcggtggaaggaatactttgaggatctcctcaaccctgctgacacgccttccgttgagggagcagaggctgaggacactggggtggaactgtccatcacccaagctgaggtcactgaggtagtcaaagagctcctcggtggcaaggctccgggggtggatgaggttcgccctgagtacctcaagtctctggatgttgtaggagtgtcttggctgacacgtctctgcagcattgcgtggcagacaggaaccgtaccactggactggcagactggggtggtggttccccttttcaagaagggggaccggagggtgtgttccaactaccggggaatcacactcctcagcctccctgggaaagtctatgccagggtactggagaggagagtccgtccgatagtcgaacctcagattcaagaacaacagtgcggtttccgtcctggtcgtggaacagtggaccagctctacaccctcttcagggtgctggagggttcgtgggagttcgctcatccagtccatatgtgttttgtggatttggagaaggcgttcgaccgcgttccccgtggtgtcctgtggagggtgctctgggagtatggggtccggggagccttactcagggctgtccggtctctgtatgaccggagcaggagcttggttcgcatggccggcagtaagtcagacctgttcccggtgcatgttggactccggcagggctgccctttatcaccggttctgttcatagtctttatggacagaatttctaggcgcagccaggggccggagggggtctggtttggggaccacaggatttcctctctgctctttgcagatgatgttgttctgttggctccatcgaaccgggacctccagcatgcattggagcggtttgcagccgagtgtgaagcggctgggatgagggtcagcaccgctaaatctgaggccatggttctcgaccggagaaaggtagtttgtcctctctcggtgggtggagtgctcctgcctcaggtggaggagtttaaatatcttggggtcttgttcacgagtgatggaagatcggagcgtgagatcgacaggcggattggtgctgcgtccgctattatgcggtcactgtaccggtccgttgtggtgaaaagagagctgagccagaaagcaaagctctcaatttaccggtcgatcttcgttccagtactcacctatggtcatgagctctgggtcgtgaccgaaagaacgagatcccgattacaagcggctgaaatgagttttctccggagggtggctgggcgctcccttagagatagggtgagaagctcggtcacccgcagagagctcggagtagagccgcttctcctccgcatcgagaggagccagttgaggtggcttgggcatctggtccggatgcctcctggacgcctccctggtgaggtgttccgggcatgtcccactgggcggaggccccgcggaagacccaggacacgctggagagactatgtttctcggctggcctgggaacgcctcggggtccccccagaggagctggaggaagtggccggggagagggaagtctgggcatctttgctcagactgctgcccccgcaacccggtcccggatgaagcggaagaagatggatggatggatagatggatggatggatagatggatagatggatgtgaatcaatgaatggatggatggatggatgaatggatggatgtaaatcAATTGAttagtggatggatggatggatggatggatggatggatggatggatggatggatggatggatagatggatgtgaatcaatggatggatggatgaatggatagatgtAAATcaatggattaatggatggatgtgaatcgatggatggatggatggatggacgataattaatgaatgaatggatggatctGAATCAATTCATCAATTGATTAACTGATggattttcagaacaaaaacagatcaaTACTCCATTTTGGATTGGGATTCCACCCGCTGATTGAGTCGCTGAACACGTCATGCGCCCAAAACTGAGTCCCTTATTGGTTGACCCGTCAACCTCACCAAAGCTCAGATTGCCGCTTAAATCGtactattcaattcaattcaattcaattttatttatatagcccaaaatcacacagagatttgcctcacagggcttcaaaatataaacaattgttaaaaactaaacagactacataaactagttatccctgcccttagaccctccctcccggtaaggaaaaactcctaaaaaaatggGCCGACGCGCTTTACCCAACACTCAGATTGCACTGCAGGGGCTGGTGTTATGTATGTCtgttgacttaacattaaaatcGGACACCTGTGCCGTGCTAATCACGTTGCTGTGAACGTAGCTTCCGTTTTTTGTATTACAAAAGGGAATCATTCTGCACTTTTTAACCATTGTGAAGCTTTATAAAGTTTTAGttactttaagaaatttaaaataagcaTCTGGAACAAATTAATGTGTAATTTTCCATATGCAATTTGAGCATCCTGTACAACCACTTCTTGGAGACTCATTTGATTgattaaaatgtagctttttttgtttagttttttttacgaTCTTAATATTGATGTGTTTATTCAGTCAGAGCCTCTGGTGTGTTCTGGAAGTTACTTAAATGCAGCAGACAGTAATAATTACCATTACTGCCAGAAATTCCCTGATCTATGCTGCATAAACACCTCCAGTGAGCTATGTTAGTTATATGTTCAGActtgaatgcttta
The genomic region above belongs to Oryzias melastigma strain HK-1 linkage group LG22, ASM292280v2, whole genome shotgun sequence and contains:
- the fut9a gene encoding 4-galactosyl-N-acetylglucosaminide 3-alpha-L-fucosyltransferase 9; its protein translation is MSSTTFHKILRPLLFTTFILGCFVTVFLMYFKPSTSWLYGPVESTVSTDRVKNLFSTKSDKNVTTVLIWLWPFGQTYDLSVCSSLFNIEGCFITADRNLYNKSDGVIIHHRDISSDLSNLPPLQRPSFQKWVWMNLESPSHSSQLPGIENLFNLTLNYRQDSNIEVPYGSIVAAETEEDFVPPSKNKLICWIVSNWNQDHVRVKYYNELYKHIEVHAYGQAFGEYISDQEYFPTMASCKFYLAFENSIHKDYITEKLYNPLSVGTVPVVLGPPRQNYENFIPGDAFIHVDDFTSPKDLAEYLLLLDKNEVMYLRYFEWRRHFKVKKAYFWAEHTCLACDYLRRHKEYKAFYSLDKWYWGE